Proteins encoded in a region of the Bacillus methanolicus genome:
- the cydC gene encoding thiol reductant ABC exporter subunit CydC yields MEKEKWITPYLRQYRGLFALAILLGSLTILFGGALMFTSGYLISKSATQPENILMVYVPIVGVRAFGFGRAALSYVERLTGHQFILKILSEMRVRLYKIIEPQALFLRSRMRSGDILGVLADDIEHLQDFYLKTLFPSIVSLVIYTVIIICTGLFSIPFAILLAVLIGLLIFVGPIVSFIYTRTKNEQLKRGRHKQYQQFTDTIFGISDWIFSGKYATFIQRYEEQEQKLLALETKKHSFVNWRDVLNQMVLGSVVVLAIYWANGQTLSGEFPPTLIAACGLAALSLVESFLPIAGAVSETTTYQDSLKRLEAIQAEAPPWIESENFNDAPDTSEAAIEINHVSFGYQSETPLLEDVSLEIGQGEKIAIIGRSGAGKSTLLKLIQGALAPTSGEVRINGMNAHELGLAVPKFMAVLNQKPYLFNTSVMNNIRLGNPEATDEEVFEAAKMVQLHEMIMYLPKGYETNMHETGQRFSGGERQRIALARILLQNTPIVIMDEPTVGLDPITELNLLADIFDTLKGKTIIWVTHHLIGVEKMDRILFLEQGKITMDGSHQQLLKSEEKYRRLYALDRPF; encoded by the coding sequence ATGGAGAAAGAGAAATGGATTACTCCATATTTGCGTCAATATCGCGGCTTGTTTGCGTTGGCTATTCTTCTTGGATCGCTTACCATTCTTTTTGGCGGAGCCTTAATGTTTACTTCGGGTTATTTAATTTCGAAATCGGCAACACAACCGGAAAATATTTTAATGGTTTATGTGCCGATTGTGGGTGTCCGTGCATTCGGATTTGGCCGAGCTGCGCTCAGCTATGTGGAGAGGCTGACAGGACACCAATTTATTTTAAAAATTCTTTCCGAAATGCGCGTCCGCTTATATAAAATCATTGAGCCGCAAGCCTTGTTTCTTCGTTCCCGCATGCGTTCGGGCGACATTTTGGGTGTACTCGCCGATGATATTGAACATTTGCAGGATTTTTACTTAAAAACGCTTTTTCCCTCAATTGTTTCTTTAGTCATTTACACAGTGATTATTATTTGTACAGGACTTTTCTCAATTCCATTCGCCATTCTCCTTGCTGTATTAATCGGGCTGTTGATTTTTGTCGGACCAATTGTTTCGTTTATTTATACGAGAACAAAAAACGAACAATTGAAAAGAGGAAGACACAAACAATATCAACAGTTTACCGATACGATTTTTGGCATAAGCGACTGGATATTCAGCGGGAAATACGCGACTTTTATTCAGCGATACGAAGAACAAGAACAAAAACTGCTCGCACTCGAAACGAAGAAGCATTCCTTTGTGAACTGGCGGGACGTTTTGAATCAGATGGTGCTTGGTTCCGTTGTTGTCTTGGCCATCTATTGGGCAAATGGGCAAACGCTAAGTGGAGAATTCCCGCCTACGCTCATTGCTGCTTGCGGTCTTGCAGCACTGTCCTTGGTAGAATCTTTTTTGCCGATTGCAGGGGCAGTCAGCGAAACAACAACCTATCAAGATTCATTAAAGCGTCTTGAAGCCATTCAAGCAGAAGCCCCGCCATGGATCGAATCAGAGAATTTTAACGATGCACCGGACACATCTGAAGCAGCGATTGAAATAAACCATGTATCATTCGGGTATCAATCTGAAACACCATTGCTTGAAGATGTAAGTTTAGAAATTGGACAGGGTGAGAAAATCGCCATTATCGGGCGCAGCGGAGCAGGAAAATCAACGCTGCTGAAATTGATCCAGGGAGCCCTTGCACCGACTAGCGGTGAAGTGCGGATTAATGGGATGAATGCACATGAGTTGGGATTGGCTGTTCCAAAATTCATGGCAGTTCTCAACCAAAAGCCTTATTTATTCAATACGTCCGTTATGAATAACATTCGCCTTGGGAACCCGGAAGCAACGGATGAAGAAGTATTCGAAGCGGCTAAGATGGTTCAATTGCATGAAATGATTATGTATTTGCCTAAAGGGTATGAGACGAACATGCATGAAACAGGACAGCGCTTTTCCGGCGGCGAACGGCAAAGAATCGCACTGGCCCGGATATTATTGCAAAATACTCCGATCGTCATCATGGATGAACCGACTGTTGGGCTCGATCCAATCACAGAATTGAACCTATTGGCTGACATTTTCGATACACTGAAAGGAAAAACGATCATCTGGGTAACGCACCATTTGATAGGCGTAGAGAAAATGGATCGCATTCTGTTCCTTGAACAAGGAAAAATCACCATGGATGGCAGCCATCAGCAACTTTTAAAAAGTGAAGAAAAATACCGCCGTTTATATGCACTGGATCGTCCGTTTTAG
- a CDS encoding LTA synthase family protein, translating to MKHLMVKGQNIFNKNAGFFLLAAILLWIKTYLVQQFEFNLGIDNSMQQFLLFINPIGSILFFLGFALFAKGKSRYYWIIGIDFILTFLLFANVVYYRFFNDFITLPTLTQSKNFGDVSGNIVALLKPYDPLFFIDIFILMVLMAVWKLKTEQSKVSRRKVSFVFLSAIAILCANIALAEIDRPQLLTRTFDRNYIVKYLGMYNFTIYDAIQSTKSSAQRVLADSNDITEVVNYTKSNYAEPNPKYFGKAKGMNVIYVHLESLQNFVINYKLNGEEVTPFLNSLTRDSNTLYFDNFFHQTAQGKTADAEFLLENSLFGLSQGSAFSTKGLNTYQAAPAILGQHGYTSAVFHGNNKSFWNRDEIYKSFGYDKFFDSSYYNMNPEDVLNYGLKDKPFFAESMPLLKSLPQPFYTKFITLSNHFPYPIDEEDATIEGHTTGDSSVDNYFRTARYLDEAVKEFFHYLKESGLYDNSVIIMYGDHYGISENHNKAMEQVLGKEMNEFENAQLQRVPLFIRVPGIEGGIMHQYGGQVDLLPTLLHLLGIDTKNYVQLGTDLLSEQHDQLVPFRNGNFVSPNVSAVNGKYYDRSGSIIEKNEEIARLEEEAKLKLDLSDRVVNGDLLRFYTPEGFKPVDRSQYDYNHKENINEDASKTN from the coding sequence ATGAAACATTTAATGGTGAAAGGCCAAAATATTTTCAATAAAAATGCCGGCTTTTTCTTATTGGCTGCCATCCTGTTATGGATAAAAACGTATTTAGTGCAGCAATTTGAGTTTAACTTAGGTATCGATAATTCTATGCAGCAGTTTTTGCTTTTTATAAATCCGATCGGATCGATCCTTTTCTTTCTCGGATTTGCACTTTTTGCAAAAGGGAAATCACGCTATTATTGGATCATTGGGATTGATTTTATTTTAACTTTTCTATTATTTGCGAATGTAGTCTATTATCGTTTTTTCAACGATTTTATTACACTTCCTACATTAACGCAGTCTAAAAACTTTGGAGATGTCAGCGGGAATATTGTTGCTTTGTTAAAACCATATGATCCTTTATTTTTCATTGACATCTTTATTTTAATGGTATTAATGGCTGTTTGGAAGTTAAAAACTGAGCAATCTAAGGTTTCACGCCGTAAAGTGAGTTTCGTATTTCTATCAGCGATAGCCATTTTATGTGCAAATATTGCTTTGGCTGAAATCGACCGTCCTCAATTATTAACAAGGACGTTTGACAGAAATTATATTGTTAAATATTTAGGCATGTACAACTTTACGATTTATGATGCGATCCAAAGCACGAAATCTTCCGCTCAGCGGGTTTTAGCCGACAGTAATGATATTACAGAAGTTGTTAATTATACGAAATCAAATTATGCTGAACCTAACCCGAAATATTTTGGTAAAGCCAAAGGAATGAACGTAATTTACGTCCATTTGGAATCTCTGCAAAATTTTGTTATTAACTATAAGTTAAATGGTGAAGAAGTTACTCCATTCTTAAATTCGTTAACAAGAGATTCCAATACGCTATACTTTGATAACTTTTTCCATCAAACGGCGCAAGGAAAAACGGCTGATGCGGAATTTTTATTGGAAAATTCATTGTTCGGTCTATCACAAGGATCAGCTTTTTCAACAAAAGGTTTAAATACGTATCAGGCAGCACCGGCGATTTTAGGACAACATGGATATACATCTGCGGTATTTCATGGCAACAACAAATCATTTTGGAACCGCGATGAAATTTATAAATCATTTGGTTATGATAAATTCTTTGATTCAAGCTACTACAATATGAATCCAGAGGACGTCCTTAATTATGGATTAAAGGATAAACCGTTTTTCGCGGAATCAATGCCATTGCTGAAGTCGTTGCCGCAGCCGTTTTATACAAAATTTATTACATTGTCCAACCATTTCCCTTATCCGATTGATGAAGAAGATGCAACGATTGAGGGACATACGACCGGAGATTCTTCCGTAGACAATTATTTCCGAACAGCCCGTTATTTAGATGAAGCTGTGAAAGAATTCTTTCATTATCTGAAGGAATCGGGCTTGTACGACAATTCTGTTATTATTATGTACGGTGACCATTACGGTATTTCAGAAAATCACAATAAAGCAATGGAGCAAGTTCTCGGTAAAGAAATGAATGAGTTTGAGAATGCTCAATTACAGCGGGTGCCATTATTTATCCGTGTTCCGGGGATAGAAGGCGGCATTATGCACCAATATGGCGGACAAGTCGACCTGCTCCCAACACTGCTTCATTTGCTTGGAATCGATACAAAGAACTACGTGCAATTAGGTACAGACTTATTATCTGAACAGCATGACCAGCTTGTTCCTTTCCGAAATGGAAATTTTGTGAGCCCAAATGTAAGTGCTGTGAATGGCAAATATTATGATAGATCCGGAAGTATAATCGAAAAAAATGAGGAGATTGCAAGATTAGAGGAAGAAGCGAAACTAAAATTAGATCTTTCAGATCGGGTAGTAAATGGCGACTTATTACGGTTCTATACACCTGAAGGCTTTAAACCGGTGGACCGCTCTCAATATGATTACAATCATAAAGAAAATATAAATGAAGATGCTTCAAAAACTAATTAG
- a CDS encoding Cof-type HAD-IIB family hydrolase translates to MSQTMIFFDIDGTLLDHDKQLPDSTKQAIHALKEKGYEVGIATGRAPFMFRDLAKELDIDTYVSFNGQYVVVKNKVVYKNPLHLESLRKLAEYSSKKQHPLVYLSHEEMKSNIEYHPHIQESIETLKFSHPPYDPEYFEDREIYQSLLFCTEGEEKDYMEKFEQFDFIRWHPVSTDVLPAGGSKARGIKAVISHLGVSEDRVYAFGDGLNDIEMLRFVKNSVAMGNAHESVKKVARHITKDVTEDGIAYGLELLGLL, encoded by the coding sequence ATGAGCCAAACAATGATTTTTTTTGATATTGACGGAACTTTGCTTGATCATGATAAACAGCTTCCTGATTCTACGAAGCAAGCTATTCACGCTTTAAAAGAAAAAGGGTATGAAGTCGGCATTGCGACAGGGCGGGCGCCGTTTATGTTTAGAGATTTGGCAAAAGAGCTCGATATTGACACATATGTTTCTTTTAATGGACAGTATGTAGTTGTTAAAAATAAAGTTGTATATAAAAATCCGCTTCATTTAGAATCTTTACGGAAACTGGCGGAGTATTCCTCGAAAAAACAGCATCCGCTCGTATATTTATCCCATGAAGAAATGAAATCAAACATCGAGTATCATCCACACATACAAGAGAGTATCGAAACATTGAAATTTAGCCACCCGCCCTATGATCCGGAATACTTTGAAGACCGTGAAATCTATCAATCTCTGTTATTTTGTACTGAGGGAGAAGAAAAGGACTATATGGAAAAGTTTGAACAGTTTGACTTTATCCGCTGGCACCCGGTATCAACAGATGTTTTACCGGCAGGCGGCTCGAAAGCAAGAGGCATAAAAGCTGTCATCAGCCATTTAGGAGTTTCAGAAGACCGGGTTTATGCTTTTGGGGACGGTTTAAATGATATTGAAATGCTTCGGTTTGTAAAAAACAGCGTCGCAATGGGGAATGCACACGAATCTGTAAAAAAAGTCGCCAGACATATAACAAAAGATGTTACGGAAGACGGGATTGCTTACGGTCTTGAATTATTGGGATTATTATAA
- a CDS encoding sensor histidine kinase: protein MERSRIGAEHVLDEYGRVLAGRNIQFSLFDQDLKTSIGGHRAEITLSDEEWEKILNGNPIVVKNDIKRFDKAVTFVLLPYFQNGTFLGGILLTSPISGSREMISQINQYLFYTVLIALIVSLFLSWILSKIHVNRIKRIQEATSLVSAGDYSVHIPSSNFDEIGELAEDFNHMVQKLHSSKEEIESLENRRRQFMADVSHELRTPLTTISGVIEGLRNDMIPEEEKERGLQLVSQETKRLIRLVNENLDYEKIRSNQVKLLKEDIQLIEVLEIIKDQLDILAEEKNNSIIVEVDEELYVNADYDRLMQILINVTKNSIQFTENGTIWLRGKSRSKETIIEIEDTGIGIDPAEIENIWRRFYKADLSRTTNPYGEFGLGLSIVKQLVQLHNGEIEVASEKGKGTKFVIRFPFTSKDIE, encoded by the coding sequence TTGGAACGAAGCAGAATTGGAGCTGAGCATGTTTTAGATGAGTACGGGCGCGTTTTAGCTGGAAGGAACATTCAATTCAGTTTATTTGATCAAGATTTGAAAACTTCAATAGGAGGGCACCGCGCTGAAATCACATTATCTGATGAAGAATGGGAAAAAATTTTAAATGGCAATCCGATTGTCGTGAAAAACGACATTAAGCGGTTCGATAAGGCAGTGACATTTGTCTTGCTGCCATATTTTCAAAATGGCACTTTTTTAGGCGGCATTTTGCTTACTTCTCCTATCAGCGGTTCAAGAGAAATGATCTCGCAAATCAACCAATATTTATTTTATACCGTATTAATTGCCCTTATCGTATCTTTATTTCTTAGCTGGATCTTGTCAAAAATCCATGTGAATCGTATTAAACGGATTCAGGAGGCTACATCATTAGTTTCAGCCGGAGATTATTCGGTTCATATCCCATCATCCAATTTTGATGAAATCGGTGAATTGGCAGAGGACTTCAATCATATGGTGCAAAAATTACATTCTTCGAAGGAAGAGATTGAAAGTCTCGAAAACAGAAGACGTCAGTTCATGGCGGATGTTTCTCATGAACTTAGGACTCCTTTAACAACAATCAGCGGTGTGATCGAAGGGCTTCGAAATGACATGATTCCGGAAGAGGAAAAAGAAAGAGGTTTGCAATTAGTCAGCCAGGAAACAAAAAGATTAATCAGGCTCGTAAATGAAAACCTCGACTATGAAAAAATCAGATCGAATCAAGTTAAGCTTTTGAAAGAGGATATTCAGCTGATCGAAGTATTAGAAATTATTAAAGATCAATTAGATATTCTTGCTGAAGAAAAGAACAACAGCATCATTGTAGAAGTGGATGAGGAACTATATGTAAATGCAGATTATGATCGCCTCATGCAAATATTGATCAATGTTACGAAAAACAGCATCCAATTCACAGAAAATGGAACGATCTGGTTAAGAGGAAAGTCCCGCTCTAAAGAAACGATTATTGAAATAGAAGATACCGGGATCGGGATCGATCCGGCTGAAATCGAAAACATTTGGCGGCGCTTCTATAAAGCCGATCTTTCAAGGACGACCAATCCTTATGGTGAATTTGGACTTGGGCTTTCGATTGTGAAACAATTAGTCCAGCTCCATAATGGTGAAATTGAAGTAGCCAGTGAAAAAGGAAAGGGAACAAAATTTGTCATCCGCTTTCCGTTCACTAGTAAAGACATAGAATGA
- a CDS encoding ROK family protein — protein MLLGGIEAGGTKFVCAVGNEDGNILKRIEIPTTVPEETIGKVIGFFKEFELNAIGIGSFGPIDVNPESPTYGYITTTPKKAWSNYPFVQAIKEKFNIPIGFHTDVNAAALAEAALGAARGLNSCLYITVGTGIGAGAIIQGKLLQGLSHPEMGHILVRRHPNDNYKGNCPYHQDCLEGLAAGPAIEERWDKKGEELKDRQEVWDMEGFYLAQAIMQYILTLSPKKIIIGGGVMKQEQIFTYIYKYIQQLLNNYIALPELSTSIEDYIVPPGLKENAGIVGALLLAKQAYQEKKQAYQNLV, from the coding sequence ATGTTGCTTGGCGGTATTGAAGCGGGAGGCACTAAATTTGTTTGCGCTGTTGGAAATGAGGATGGAAATATTTTGAAAAGAATCGAAATCCCGACAACTGTTCCAGAAGAAACTATTGGGAAGGTGATCGGTTTCTTTAAAGAATTTGAATTGAATGCAATTGGAATTGGCTCTTTTGGACCGATTGATGTTAACCCGGAAAGTCCGACATACGGCTATATAACAACGACTCCAAAAAAAGCTTGGAGTAACTATCCCTTCGTTCAGGCAATTAAAGAAAAATTTAACATTCCCATCGGATTTCATACAGACGTTAATGCTGCCGCTTTAGCGGAGGCTGCATTAGGAGCTGCTAGAGGACTTAACAGTTGTTTATATATTACTGTTGGAACCGGTATTGGTGCAGGCGCCATCATCCAAGGGAAACTTCTTCAGGGACTTTCACACCCTGAAATGGGGCATATTCTTGTAAGGCGCCATCCAAATGACAATTACAAAGGAAATTGCCCGTATCATCAAGATTGCCTAGAGGGGCTGGCAGCTGGTCCGGCGATCGAAGAACGCTGGGATAAAAAAGGTGAAGAGCTGAAAGATAGGCAAGAAGTTTGGGATATGGAAGGCTTTTATCTTGCCCAGGCAATCATGCAGTATATTCTTACTCTTTCGCCAAAGAAGATCATTATTGGCGGAGGGGTTATGAAGCAAGAACAAATTTTTACTTATATTTACAAATATATACAACAATTGTTAAACAATTATATTGCGTTGCCTGAGCTTTCTACAAGTATTGAGGATTATATCGTACCCCCGGGTTTAAAAGAGAATGCCGGTATAGTCGGTGCACTTCTATTGGCAAAACAGGCATACCAGGAAAAGAAACAAGCGTATCAAAATCTCGTTTGA